A section of the Lineus longissimus chromosome 1, tnLinLong1.2, whole genome shotgun sequence genome encodes:
- the LOC135496797 gene encoding uncharacterized protein LOC135496797: MAPMEDLKSKRKGLRARCTRAINRLKENIDKDTISLLRLERELDALAADFRQACDINTDMISLVEEDSTDADAFVHWEAELIEVYYNFIDEAAAHQSKLTKARPPSPTASTSGPASGAAVITSPPAGLVPVSLPPVTAVITSPPAGLVPVSLPSGTTAAAATTAPPGLFSASLPTVPATLPPGFGPPPGLSPVMTAAGPLSLSSTPSIGVPLASPSSIRSGVRLSAGVALDPEPTFDRWIDELVEFQETVLPGGVSGELTIASALYRIEAGRDIPTLKIKSFSGKAIDYVDFIDSFKLHIHEKPHLKDDARLAQLRMHLSGDAERLIAGLGCAGVMYATALKQLKDQFGARSVVARAFIDRIARGKKIDNSRDALRDFSIDVINVIAGLQRLQYFADVNAVATLRRIVQRLPDYLIDKWQDTAAHIRERDPIRAPSITDLSDFLRKKVRAKCDPDFGDLRSTDKGVAGSKYEKQGTGSRSFAAQAVKYKCYICSEPHKVPECPTFVSNSVSERHNLVKTHNLCFSCLVRGHRAKDCRSKRKCGKAGCTRWHHVMLHVDSPPPIVQSAPFSGSATAAIDKNGILPVVRVLFRAENGRIRQGNVLVDSGSTTNIIRRDFARGLGLQGKNEPIEVQVVGGSQQGQQDSRRLKFWISHLDGGEEHLVEAHEMDCTVSEVSPLNMEYLHSFSHLRDLNISHPGGPVDLILGVQYSHLHSEEEVRRGLDFEPIAKRIPLGWYVIGSEGKAPKRLSVNLVRKVDMSDLYDLEVLGVRAPTCQCPVDPMSSEDRKSLALLERSVSLEGDRYMIGLPWKRDPCLLPDNYCLTKKRLISLERSLSRTPEKALLYDAAVEEYVDKGWAVRVDPCDLEKRPRFYLPHHGIYRPDKLSTPLRVVFDPACQFQGVSLNSFLYKGPNLIGNLFGVLLRFREDLVAIVGDISKMFLQILLKPEDTEVHRFLWRNRDDTRDPEIFKLTRVAFGDRSSPDMASLVMLKIAERHKTSHPEAAQVLEEDRYVDDLIHSCGKTDVARGKMSDLDEILATGSFRVKEWYISRGIGKPEGQPASVHSGESISLGGSGNDSVKTLGVSWDHSTDFIHFKVKDPPDSSLTKRSVLSHLSTLFDPLGLATPVTITAKIAMQDIWRLKDFGWDTGLPPDQVQRWNEIFSSFKQLETVSVPRSVKPDDAFGIPQLHVFGDASIHAYGAVAYMLWPTADGISVRLFSSKARVAPLHQTTIPRLELMAALIASRLAKTIHSELRTKPEVHLWSDSEIVLHWVKSDSLSLKQFVGVRVAEIQATWDPSVWKFVPTAQNPADDLTRGLTPEEMAGRWIEGPEFLRKGETHWPAQPSKIAERDCEKRPERQPPNMSASAVKIVPPIKCEDYSSWPRLINVTALCLRFFGNLRARARKEDIKTGELEPGERERAERYWVSTAQRGLIDWETRCKDLAPFEDNQGLLRVGGRLRKSPLSYDENHPFLLPASCHISRLLMRNVHWKNGHCGSESTLCHGRRKYWFLRGRNLARQIVRDCVVCRKLRKSPLVPWMADLPSERLALFAPVYSTTGLDLFGPFFLKCGRNKSTKAWGAIFTCGTVRAVHLEIVENLSTQAFLHAFRRFVSHHGWPSTIISDNGSSFISTEKELRKLVQEGREQIQRFAVLHQVKWRFITPLSPNQGGFYESLVKLVKKGLKLVVGQQTLTWNEMSTVFAEVQNLVNSRPLGYSSNDPNDLQPLTPNHFLLGRASAETPQGPFNPTKNLHKRFEFTQSLVNQFWTRFVREYLPTLQRRSKWLRKDREVQVGDIVLLVDPSAVRGQWELGRIVEVFPGDDGVIRNVRVKVKTGFRNRSIQRCVPILECDGEDSDFVGSEEVVHEDQ; the protein is encoded by the coding sequence ATGGCGCCGATGGAAGACTTAAAGAGCAAACGCAAAGGACTGCGTGCCCGTTGCACGAGGGCTATCAACCGCCTTAAAGAGAACATCGATAAGGACACGATTTCGCTGCTGAGACTTGAGCGAGAACTGGATGCCCTTGCAGCGGACTTTAGACAGGCATGTGACATCAATACTGATATGATTTCGCTGGTGGAGGAAGATTCGACGGATGCTGATGCATTTGTTCATTGGGAGGCGGAACTGATTGAGGTGTATTACAACTTTATTGATGAAGCCGCTGCCCATCAATCGAAGCTGACCAAAGCTCGGCCACCTTCCCCCACAGCTTCTACTAGTGGGCCTGCATCCGGTGCTGCTGTCATCACGTCGCCCCCTGctggactggttcctgtgtCATTGCCGCCAGTCACTGCTGTCATCACGTCGCCCCCTGctggactggttcctgtgtCGCTGCCAAGTGgtactactgctgctgctgccacgaCGGCCCCTCCTGGGCTGTTTTCCGCCTCGCTGCCGACTGTTCCTGCTACGTTGCCACCTGGTTTTGGTCCGCCACCCGGCTTGTCCCCAGTGATGACTGCTGCTGGTCCATTGTCGCTGTCAAGTACACCGTCCATTGGTGTACCGCTTGCCAGCCCGTCTTCGATTCGGTCTGGTGTTCGACTCTCTGCCGGAGTCGCGTTGGATCCAGAGCCCACCTTCGACCGGTGGATCGATGAACTGGTGGAGTTTCAAGAGACGGTATTGCCCGGTGGTGTCAGTGGTGAATTGACTATAGCGTCTGCCCTCTATCGCATAGAGGCGGGTAGAGACATTCCTACATTAAAGATAAAATCGTTCAGCGGTAAAGCGATCGATTATGTAGACTTTATCGATAGCTTTAAACTACACATTCATGAgaaaccacatctcaaagatgatgcCCGTCTTGCGCAATTGAGAATGCATCTCTCTGGTGATGCTGAACGTTTGATAGCTGGTTTAGGATGTGCAGGTGTGATGTATGCAACCGCGTTGAAACAACTTAAGGACCAATTTGGGGCCCGCAGTGTAGTTGCTCGTGCCTTTATTGATAGAATTGCAAGGGGTAAAAAGATTGATAATTCTAGAGATGCACTTCGTGATTTCTCCATTGATGTTATTAATGTCATCGCAGGTCTGCAGCGCCTCCAGTACTTCGCTGATGTGAACGCCGTTGCAACTCTACGCCGCATCGTCCAGCGTCTCCCTGATTACCTCATTGACAAGTGGCAGGACACAGCCGCCCATATTCGCGAGCGTGACCCTATACGCGCGCCATCAATAACCGATCTGTCCGATTTCCTACGCAAGAAAGTCAGGGCAAAGTGCGACCCAGACTTTGGGGATCTCCGCTCCACTGACAAGGGTGTTGCTGGTAGTAAGTATGAAAAGCAAGGTACCGGTAGTCGCTCCTTTGCTGCGCAGGCTGTCAAGTATAAGTGTTACATCTGCTCTGAGCCACACAAGGTGCCTGAGTGCCCCACATTTGTCAGTAATTCAGTCTCAGAACGTCACAATCTTGTCAAGACACATAATCTGTGTTTTTCGTGTCTTGTCAGGGGTCATCGAGCTAAAGACTGCAGGTCGAAGAGGAAATGTGGGAAAGCTGGATGCACTAGGTGGCATCATGTGATGCTACATGTTGACTCTCCACCTCCGATTGTCCAGTCTGCTCCTTTTTCAGGTTCTGCCACAGCGGCTattgacaaaaatggtattcTGCCTGTAGTTAGGGTGTTGTTTAGGGCTGAGAATGGTAGGATCAGGCAGGGGAATGTCTTGGTTGATTCAGGGTCAACGACCAACATTATCCGGAGGGATTTTGCAAGAGGTTTGGGCCTCCAGGGCAAGAACGAGCCCATTGAAGTTCAAGTTGTTGGTGGGTCACAGCAGGGCCAGCAGGATAGTCGTAGACTAAAGTTCTGGATTTCCCATTTGGATGGAGGGGAGGAGCACTTAGTTGAGGCTCATGAGATGGATTGCACAGTATCTGAGGTCTCACCTTTGAACATGGAATATTTGCATTCATTTTCTCATCTCAGGGATTTGAACATCTCCCACCCTGGTGGTCCAGTCGACCTAATATTGGGGGTTCAGTACAGTCATCTCCACTCAGAGGAAGAGGTCAGGCGTGGATTGGATTTTGAGCCCATAGCCAAGCGCATCCCACTGGGTTGGTATGTAATCGGTTCTGAGGGGAAGGCCCCTAAGCGGCTGTCTGTGAATCTGGTTAGGAAGGTCGATATGTCTGACTTGTATGATCTGGAGGTGCTTGGGGTCAGAGCCCCAACTTGTCAATGCCCTGTTGATCCCATGTCCTCAGAGGACAGGAAGTCTCTAGCGCTGTTGGAGAGATCTGTGAGTCTGGAGGGGGACCGATACATGATCGGTTTACCCTGGAAGAGAGATCCCTGTCTCTTGCCTGACAATTATTGCCTGACCAAGAAGAGGCTAATCTCTTTGGAAAGGAGTCTGTCTCGTACTCCAGAGAAGGCTTTGCTTTATGATGCCGCCGTCGAGGAGTATGTCGACAAGGGATGGGCCGTAAGGGTTGACCCCTGTGATCTTGAGAAGAGGCCTAGGTTTTATCTGCCGCATCATGGCATATACCGTCCTGATAAACTCAGCACACCCCTAAGAGTAGTCTTTGACCCAGCTTGTCAGTTCCAGGGTGTCTCCTTAAATTCTTTTCTATATAAGGGCCCAAATTTGATTGGAAACTTGTTTGGAGTATTGCTTAGGTTCAGGGAGGACTTAGTTGCTATTGTGGGTGACATCTCTAAAATGTTCCTTCAGATTTTGTTGAAGCCTGAGGATACCGAGGTGCATCGTTTTCTGTGGCGAAACCGGGATGACACAAGAGACCCTGAAATCTTCAAGCTGACCAGAGTTGCATTTGGTGATCGATCATCCCCTGACATGGCGAGCCTAGTGATGTTGAAGATAGCTGAGCGCCACAAGACGTCTCATCCGGAGGCTGCCCAGGTCCTAGAAGAAGATCGATACGTGGACGACCTGATACATTCCTGTGGAAAGACAGACGTTGCCCGAGGCAAGATGAGTGATCTTGATGAAATCCTAGCGACAGGGAGCTTCAGAGTCAAGGAGTGGTACATTTCTCGTGGTATCGGTAAACCTGAAGGTCAGCCAGCTAGTGTGCATAGTGGTGAGTCTATTAGTCTTGGAGGTAGCGGTAACGATAGTGTCAAGACCCTTGGGGTCTCTTGGGATCATAGCActgattttattcatttcaaggTGAAGGATCCACCTGACTCGTCTTTGACTAAGAGGTCTGTATTGTCTCATCTGTCAACTCTCTTTGATCCACTTGGTCTTGCTACCCCAGTCACAATCACTGCCAAAATTGCCATGCAGGACATTTGGAGACTCAAGGACTTTGGTTGGGACACTGGTCTGCCCCCCGACCAGGTTCAGCGATGGAATGAGATTTTCTCCagtttcaaacaacttgagacAGTGTCTGTCCCTAGGTCAGTTAAACCAGACGACGCATTTGGAATTCCCCAACTTCATGTTTTCGGGGATGCCAGCATTCATGCATATGGGGCTGTTGCCTACATGCTGTGGCCAACAGCTGATGGTATTAGCGTCCGCCTGTTCTCGTCTAAGGCTAGGGTGGCCCCACTCCACCAAACCACAATTCCGCGCCTTGAGCTGATGGCAGCTCTCATTGCCTCACGTCTGGCTAAGACTATTCATTCTGAGCTGCGTACCAAGCCTGAGGTCCACTTGTGGTCTGATTCTGAGATTGTCCTCCACTGGGTCAAGTCTGACTCTCTCTCCTTGAAGCAATTTGTTGGGGTAAGAGTTGCTGAAATTCAGGcaacctgggatccctcagtttGGAAGTTTGTCCCAACAGCCCAGAATCCTGCGGATGATCTCACCAGGGGATTGACACCAGAAGAGATGGCCGGTCGCTGGATTGAGGGgccagagtttctgaggaaaggAGAGACACATTGGCCAGCTCAGCCGTCGAAGATTGCTGAAAGGGATTGTGAGAAGAGACCGGAAAGACAACCCCCCAATATGTCTGCATCAGCTGTGAAGATTGTTCCACCAATCAAGTGTGAAGACTATTCAAGTTGGCCTAGACTTATCAATGTGACAGCATTGTGCCTCCGCTTCTTTGGTAATCTGAGGGCCAGGGCAAGAAAGGAGGATATAAAGACCGGAGAGCTTGAACCAGGAGAACGAGAAAGAGCTGAAAGGTACTGGGTTTCTACTGCGCAGAGAGGGCTCATTGATTGGGAAACTCGTTGCAAGGATCTGGCTCCCTTTGAGGACAATCAGGGTTTGCTCAGGGTAGGAGGTCGTCTTCGCAAGTCTCCGCTGTCCTATGATGAAAATCATCCTTTTCTCCTCCCAGCATCTTGCCACATTTCCAGattgttgatgagaaatgtccACTGGAAAAATGGACATTGCGGGTCTGAAAGTACTCTCTGCCATGGCCGGAGAAAGTACTGGTTTCTGAGAGGTCGGAATTTGGCACGTCAGATTGTTAGAGATTGTGTGGTGTGTAGGAAATTGCGCAAGTCTCCACTGGTCCCTTGGATGGCTGACCTACCCAGTGAGCGTCTTGCATTGTTTGCTCCAGTCTACAGTACTACAGGCCTTGATCTGTTTGGtccattcttcctcaaatgtgGTAGAAATAAGAGCACGAAGGCTTGGGGAGCCATCTTCACCTGTGGTACTGTAAGGGCAGTACATCTTGAGATTGTGGAAAATTTGTCCACTCAGGCATTTCTCCATGCCTTCAGGAGATTTGTCTCGCATCATGGATGGCCGTCAACTATCATCTCAGACAATGGTAGCTCCTTTATCAGCACGGAGAAGGAGCTAAGAAAACTTGTACAGGAAGGGCGAGAGCAAATTCAAAGGTTTGCCGTCCTCCACCAAGTCAAGTGGCGTTTTATAACCCCTCTAAGTCCAAACCAGGGAGGATTTTATGAATCACTTGTAAAATTGGTCAAGAAAGGTCTCAAGTTAGTTGTTGGACAACAAACCCTCACGTGGAATGAAATGTCCACAGTATTCGCGGAGGTCCAGAATCTGGTCAACTCCAGGCCATTGGGTTATAGTTCAAATGATCCCAATGATTTACAGCCCTTAACGCCCAACCACTTTCTTCTTGGAAGAGCATCGGCTGAAACGCCACAAGGTCCATTCAACCCAACCAAAAATCTCCACAAGAGATTTGAATTTACCCAGAGTTTGGTAAATCAGTTTTGGACACGGTTTGTTCGGGAATATTTGCCCACATTGCAAAGAAGGTCTAAGTGGCTTCGGAAGGACAGAGAGGTTCAGGTTGGTGACATTGTCCTTTTGGTTGATCCAAGTGCAGTGCGCGGTCAATGGGAGCTAGGTCGAATCGTAGAAGTATTCCCTGGAGACGACGGTGTCATCCGCAATGTTCGCGTCAAAGTCAAGACCGGTTTCAGGAATCGTTCAATTCAGAGATGTGTTCCTATCCTAGAGTGTGATGGTGAGGACAGTGATTTCGTTGGAAGTGAGGAGGTGGTTCATGAGGACCAATAG
- the LOC135484409 gene encoding uncharacterized protein LOC135484409, which translates to MAKMKGEFDVDAVIEQLLSVRETPGKQVQLPETQIRQLCQLSRAIFLEQPMLIELDAPVNICGDIHGQYEDLLRHFMKCGYPPDSNYLFLGDYVDRGKRSLETICLVLAYKIKYPNNFFLLRGNHECASINRIYGFYDECKRRYNIKLWKTFTDCFNCLPIAALIEGTIFCMHGGLSPDLSDLEQLREIDRPMDVPDHGLVCDLLWSDPDEDITGWGENDRGVSFTFGGDVVRHFLKRQDCSLIVRAHQVVEDGYQFFQKRKLVTLFSAPNYCGEFDNAAAVMIVSEDLTCSFKILPPDKGKLIAVDSKNSKK; encoded by the exons ATGGCCAAAATGAAGGGAGAATTTGATGTAGATGCTGTTATAGAACAGCTACTCTCTGTACGAGAGACCCCAGGGAAACAG GTGCAGCTTCCGGAGACACAGATTCGACAGCTGTGCCAGCTGTCTCGTGCTATATTCCTGGAGCAACCGATGCTTATCGAACTAGATGCCCCTGTAAATATATGTGGTGATATTCACGGACAATATGAAGATCTACTTCGTCACTTTATGAAATGTGGCTACCCACCAGACTCAAATTACCTGTTTTTGGGTGATTATGTTGATAG GGGGAAGCGTTCACTTGAGACAATCTGCCTTGTTCTAGCCTACAAGATCAAGTATCCAAATAATTTCTTCCTTCTCAGAGGGAACCATGAATGTGCCAGTATCAACAG AATCTATGGATTTTATGATGAGTGCAAAAGACGATACAACATTAAGTTGTGGAAGACGTTTACTGATTGTTTTAACTGCCTCCCCATAG ctgCCCTTATAGAGGGGACCATATTTTGTATGCATGGAGGATTGTCCCCTGATCTCAGTGATTTGGAGCAG CTACGTGAGATTGACCGGCCAATGGATGTGCCTGATCATGGTCTAGTCTGTGATTTGTTGTGGTCAGATCCGGATGAG GACATCACCGGCTGGGGAGAGAATGATCGGGGTGTGTCTTTCACGTTCGGAGGTGACGTTGTCAGGCATTTTTTGAAGCGACAGGACTGCAGCCTCATTGTTAGGGCTCACCAG GTCGTTGAAGATGGTTACCAGTTCTTCCAAAAGAGAAAACTTGTGACTTTGTTTAGCGCTCCAAACTACTGTGGTGAATTTGATAATGCTGCAGCTGTGATGATCGTCTCGGAAGACCTTACGTGTTCATTTAAAATACTCCCT CCTGACAAGGGAAAGCTGATAGCTGTGGATTCAAAAAACAGCAAGAAATGA
- the LOC135484421 gene encoding methylated-DNA--protein-cysteine methyltransferase-like — protein MPTYRSNKNRPGTANRLTKCYHGPPNTYILSSPIGNLELVSCARGIHTLGQVEGITDDTFQPDISIQVQLISQLYPDNGYTYKPVQACIQWLNNYFQNPVEAKLQSPPTICFIHTKEGSFTERVWQTLAEKTKYGNTVSYAELAEVCGSAKACRKVGTAMRNNPVQLIIPCHRVIRSNGTFGDYCAGSRNSVKTWLLQMEDVIKS, from the exons ATGCCGACCTACAGAAGTAACAAAAATCGCCCTGGCACTGCTAACAGGCTTACCAAGTGCTACCACGGTCCTCCTAACACATACATACTGAGCAGTCCGATAGGGAACTTGGAGCTGGTGAGCTGTGCAAGAGGGATCCATACTCTTGGCCAAGTTGAGGGAATCACAGATGACACATTCCAACCAGATATTAG CATTCAAGTGCAGCTTATATCCCAACTCTACCCTGACAATGGATACACTTACAAACCAGTCCAAGCATGCATACAGTGGTTGAACAATTATTTCCAAAATCCTGTTGAAGCCAAACTGCAGTCACCGCCAACAATTTGCTTCATTCACACTAAAGAAG gatCATTCACAGAAAGAGTTTGGCAAACATTGGCAGAGAAGACGAAATATGGGAACACAGTGTCATACGCAGAACTAGCAGAAGTATGTGGAAGTGCCAAAGCATGTCGAAAAGTCGGTACAGCCATGAGAAACAACCCGGTTCAGTTGATTATACCGTGCCATCGAGTGATAAGGAGTAATGGGACATTCGGTGATTACTGTGCCGGTTCTcgaaattctgtgaaaacgtGGTTATTACAAATGGAGGATGTTATCAAGTCTTAG
- the LOC135484402 gene encoding ubiquitin carboxyl-terminal hydrolase 31-like yields the protein MSHRVVGGRRRTASDGDILDCEVDEAELYGDESPLTSRSSVNKHDKSGPAKFVDKSNAAIRNSTSELDSDFNTKGEKKIKGSKKHRLRTFGSFMHKAVRSFVSNGPRRSSSMKEKLQRDDESPSQKDDHLEDQKGPSITKKTAAANRPVHKKNLLNNIYGNKVPGIEGLRNHGNTCFMNAVLQCLGHTDILAEYFVTDQYKADISRGDKSNAKKFGSKGEVTEHLAVLLKSLWSCQYTPEISSDFKSVVGKYGSQYRGGGQHDAQEFFLWLLDKVHEDLNTAAKKKYRANKSSHGRSDDLVAAEALANHMRNNNSFVYDLFQALYRSSLHCPRCEGESNTFDPFLCVSLPIPQKKYRPVFVTVVYLDAQPKQVRIGLMMEWLDRVKDLRTKLAEDTGIPAKQLMLTEICYDGFHRTFRDNQPLSDIHETDGVFAIQMPVPYIETLKANQYPEQDYIVIVLLNKVGVGPKSRKFGYPIVMQLPRDSTFVEVEDAILRHMKDQVKPGILQQEIGAIMKLKAIDDISGKCYLPTDVECPLYTEAVDRALSFCTFDGLMTHIKLVAEWDPEMKQKLLGDVTDFIEEHVSVRQAKQSQLSPVLSTLEECFELYTKEEKLGPDDSWICSKCQRRQQGTIKSLNLWSLPDILVIHLKRFKQIGSRRTKLNNLVSFPVQGLEMSQYNGKRGTDSKMMDMYLSFSPWRRQRLTTPTDDDSVYDLYAVCNHYGNMVGGHYTAFCKNPYDDQWYSFDDTKVTPLQEDQIITRNAYMLFYQRRSLVGLSSSSGSSASSIEGHWLMRMVPFKYSPSPPSKLLSKSEETLLDEPVKDSEPTKVVDTTKQTLRNISSYGSLNRGAKLPPTPTKPTPIKNTPVKSHSFVRRGSRYLRKSLDPPTSSPPAERSLSYSGQSYWQSHVIPGWNSPDSSVFGDSAPQTPASNRLSAETRKIEDGPLMKMPKSPKPCLKSRSKSEGSEVADSEKNADARNIAFIPVSDIPLPSSSQVVRPKTPNALHVHFNERVSVAVRAKSPSPLKPLDNRQSPSVSAPSKTSGSSTAAAKTAVAMDRSPPTPAAVIVNRIPPTPTAAIVNRIPPTTAKSAIHRGRSFSNASRTSDPSGTQSLSNRGAKPKEPSPSGGAERKDDPDSPDFDFVLSETCV from the exons ATGAGCCACAGGGTGGTAGGTGGCAGAAGGCGCACCGCCTCGGATGGCGATATTTTGGACTGTGAGGTCGATGAAGCGGAGTTATATGGCGATGAAAGTCCACTTACTTCCCGGTCTTCCgtaaacaaacatgacaaatctgGCCCTGCAAAATTTGTTGACAAGTCAAATGCTGCCATCAGAAACAGTACTTCAGAGTTGGATTCTGACTTTAATACCAAAGGTGAAAAGAAGATTAAGGGCTCAAAAAAGCATCGCCTGAGAACATTTGGAAGTTTCATGCATAAAGCTGTGAGATCTTTTGTGTCAAATGGACCGAGGCGATCCAGTAGCATGAAAGAAAAGCTGCAACGGGATGATGAAAGTCCTAGTCAAAAAGATGATCACCTTGAAGATCAAAAAGGCCCTAGTATTACCAAGAAAACAGCAGCTGCAAACCGTCCAGTTCATAAAAAAAATCTTCTAAATAACATTTATGGGAACAAAGTTCCAGGAATTGAAGGATTGAGAAACCATGGAAATACCTGTTTCATGAATGCTGTCTTGCAATGTCTGGGGCATACAGATATTCTAGCAGAATATTTTGTCACTGATCAGTACAAAGCAGACATTTCCCGCGGTGACAAGTCCAATGCAAAGAAGTTTGGTTCCAAAGGAGAGGTTACAGAACATTTAGCAGTGTTGTTAAAAAGTCTGTGGTCCTGCCAGTATACGCCAGAGATATCCAGTGATTTCAAGAGTGTGGTTGGGAAGTATGGAAGTCAGTACCGTGGTGGTGGCCAACATGATGCTCAGGAGTTCTTCTTGTGGTTATTGGATAAAGTCCATGAAGACCTCAATACTGCCGCCAAGAAGAAGTACAGAGCTAACAAG AGTAGTCATGGTCGCTCAGATGACCTCGTGGCCGCGGAAGCCCTTGCCAACCACATGCGTAACAATAACAGCTTTGTCTATGATCTCTTCCAAGCGTTGTACCGCTCCTCCCTCCACTGTCCACGCTGTGAGGGCGAGAGCAACACGTTTGACCCTTTCCTTTGCGTCTCTCTGCCGATCCCTCAGAAAAAGTACCGTCCCGTGTTTGTCACCGTTGTTTACCTCGACGCGCAACCGAAGCAGGTTCGGATTGGCCTCATGATGGAGTGGCTGGATAGGGTCAAGGATCTTCGAACGAAGCTAGCAGAAGATACAGGCATCCCAGCAAAACAG CTTATGTTAACTGAGATCTGCTATGACGGTTTCCATCGGACATTCCGGGACAACCAGCCTCTCAGTGACATCCATGAGACAGACGGCGTATTTGCCATCCAAATGCCTGTACCGTACATTGAGACTTTGAAGGCCAATCAGTATCCAGAACAAGATTATATCGTCATCGTCCTGCTGAACAAAGTTGGTGTCGGTCCTAAGAGTAGAAA GTTCGGCTACCCAATAGTGATGCAGCTCCCACGCGACTCCACTTTCGTGGAAGTGGAAGACGCCATCCTGCGGCACATGAAGGACCAGGTGAAACCAGGGATACTGCAGCAAGAGATCGGTGCAATCATGAAGCTGAAAGCGATTGATGATATATCAGGCAAATGCTACCTTCCCACAGATGTTGAGTGCCCGCTGTACACAGAAGCAGTTGATAG AGCTTTGAGTTTCTGCACGTTTGACGGTTTGATGACACATATCAAGTTGGTCGCTGAGTGGGATCCAGAAATGAAACAGAA GTTGCTAGGAGATGTGACTGATTTCATAGAGGAGCACGTGAGTGTACGACAGGCCAAGCAGTCGCAACTCTCGCCAGTCCTCTCCACCCTTGAGGAATGTTTCGAGCTGTATACGAAGGAAGAGAAG cttGGCCCGGATGATTCGTGGATTTGTTCCAAATGTCAGAGAAGGCAACAGGGAACTATCAAGAGCCTGAATCTGTGGTCACTCCCTGATATTCTGGTCATCCACTTGAAACGTTTCAAGCAG ATTGGTTCACGGCGAACCAAATTGAACAACCTTGTGAGTTTTCCTGTGCAGGGTCTCGAAATGAGCCAATACAATGGAAAGAGGGGCACGGACTCGAAGATGATGGATATGTACCTGTCATTCTCGCCATGGAGACGACAACGGTTGACCACACCAACGGACGATGACTCAGTGTATGACTTGTACGCTGTTTGTAATCACTATGGCAACATGGTTGGCGGACATTACACAG CCTTCTGCAAAAACCCATACGACGACCAGTGGTACTCATTCGACGACACGAAGGTTACGCCCCTACAGGAAGATCAGATCATCACACGGAATGCTTATATGTTGTTTTACCAGCGGCGCTCCCTAGTGGGGTTGAGTTCGTCCAGTGGCTCATCAGCCAGCTCAATAGAAGGGCACTGGTTAATGCGAATGGTGCCATTCAAATACTCACCCAGCCCGCCCAGTAAACTCCTGAGTAAGTCTGAGGAGACGTTGTTAGATG AACCTGTGAAGGATTCGGAACCCACCAAGGTCGTTGACACAACAAAACAAACCCTACGGAATATATCATCATACGGTTCATTGAATCGTGGAGCAAAGCTGCCACCGACACCGACAAAACCAACTCCAATTAAAAATACTCCTGTGAAATCACATTCGTTCGTTCGTCGTGGTAGTCGATACCTGAGAAAGAGTCTTGATCCACCCACCTCTAGTCCTCCGGCAGAACGATCATTGAGTTATAGCGGTCAGTCTTACTGGCAATCGCATGTCATCCCAGGTTGGAATTCCCCTGATTCATCTGTGTTCGGTGATAGTGCGCCTCAGACCCCAGCTTCTAATCGTCTCTCTGCAGAGACGAGGAAAATTGAGGACGGTCCGTTGATGAAGATGCCCAAGTCACCAAAACCGTGCCTGAAATCAAGATCAAAATCGGAAGGATCCGAAGTTGCCGACTCTGAGAAAAATGCGGATGCGAGGAACATCGCATTCATTCCCGTATCAGATATTCCACTGCCATCATCTTCCCAGGTTGTGCGTCCAAAAACTCCTAATGCCTTACATGTTCATTTCAACGAGCGGGTTTCAGTTGCAGTAAGAGCAAAATCACCATCGCCTTTGAAACCGCTAGACAATCGCCAATCACCATCTGTGTCTGCACCATCCAAAACATCAGGCAGTTCAACTGCTGCTGCTAAAACAGCTGTTGCCATGGATAGGAGCCCTCCCACCCCAGCTGCTGTTATCGTAAATAGGATCCCTCCCACCCCAACAGCTGCTATTGTAAATAGAATCCCTCCTACTACAGCGAAGAGTGCCATCCATAGGGGTCGCTCATTTTCAAATGCCTCTAGAACTTCTGACCCAAGTGGTACTCAATCTCTCAGTAATCGTGGTGCAAAACCAAAAGAGCCTAGCCCCTCTGGTGGTGCAGAAAGGAAAGACGATCCCGATTCACCAGACTTTGACTTTGTTTTATCTGAGACGTGTGTGTGA